The following nucleotide sequence is from Methanobacteriaceae archaeon.
GAAATGCTCACAGTAGTCCTGGAAAAACGTTTGGAATCCCTGGAAGAGGAGGTTCTCGGATTTAGTTGGCAGACCATCGAACGTGTTGATAAGTCTGTTAAAAGCTTTTCAGAAGATGATATCTATCTGGCAAGGGAAATTATCGAAAAAACTGATGAAATCAACAAAGAGGGCTATAAAATTGAACATGACTGTCTTAAAGTCTTGGGACTGCACCAGCCTCTGGCCAAAGATTTACGTTTAGGCGCAGCACTCCTGCGAACTTCCATAGAGCTGGAACGAATCAACCATCTTTCAGCTTACATTGCAAGATATGCTATTGATGCAGCTGAAAGTCAGCGCCCTTGTTATAAACCGCCCCATATAGAATTCATGTCTCAAACCGTTCAGGATATGTTGAAAGACGCCGTAGGATCACTTTTAAACGAGGACATACAGTTATTGAAACGTTCAACCAGAAGTTATGTAAATTTGCAGGATTTTTACAATCAAATGTTTTCGGAATATGATGAGATAACCCACGGAGGTTCGCAAACTTCATTAATACTGGTTGGGAGGAACTTACTGAGCATGGGGCACCATATAATGGGAATGGCTGACCGTATTGCCTACTCCATAGTGGGTAAACGGGTAATGCACCACAAACTGTTCCACAACATGTTGATGAGGTAGAAAATGTGGCTTCCTTCAGAAGATCCCAATCATGTGGTTAGGGGAGTTTTGAAACAATCACACATCCCTGAAAGAGGTTACTTAAAGATATTGGATGGAGGCAACGAATCTTTACTGTTAATTAAAGACCAGAAGATAATAGCAGCCTGGAACTTAGATATTGAAAGTCTTGAGGAAACACTTGAGAATAAAGCG
It contains:
- a CDS encoding phosphate uptake regulator PhoU, with protein sequence MLTVVLEKRLESLEEEVLGFSWQTIERVDKSVKSFSEDDIYLAREIIEKTDEINKEGYKIEHDCLKVLGLHQPLAKDLRLGAALLRTSIELERINHLSAYIARYAIDAAESQRPCYKPPHIEFMSQTVQDMLKDAVGSLLNEDIQLLKRSTRSYVNLQDFYNQMFSEYDEITHGGSQTSLILVGRNLLSMGHHIMGMADRIAYSIVGKRVMHHKLFHNMLMR